The Bacillota bacterium genome includes a region encoding these proteins:
- a CDS encoding branched chain amino acid ABC transporter, with amino-acid sequence MAAVTYLPRMVPLVWLSGRDFPPLVMEWLSLLPAALLGALVAQAVFAPGGALDLSWRNPMIVPAVVAGVVAWRRRSLALTVLSGMAVYGAMQVFFGS; translated from the coding sequence ATGGCCGCCGTGACGTATTTGCCGCGCATGGTGCCGCTGGTGTGGCTGTCGGGGCGCGACTTTCCGCCTCTCGTCATGGAGTGGCTGAGCCTGCTGCCCGCGGCTCTGCTGGGCGCGCTGGTGGCCCAGGCGGTGTTCGCGCCCGGCGGGGCGCTGGACTTGTCGTGGCGCAACCCGATGATCGTTCCGGCCGTGGTCGCCGGAGTCGTCGCGTGGCGGCGCCGCAGCCTGGCGCTGACGGTTTTGAGCGGCATGGCCGTTTACGGAGCCATGCAGGTTTTCTTCGGTTCGTGA